tatttgatttcaataagaaaacatggcacattatttaatttaatttaatttaatttaatttagtttaatttaattttattttattttatttaattgcatttaattttatctaatttaatttagtttagtttaatttagtttagtttagttttgttttatttgatttcaataagaaaacatggcacattatttaatttaatttaattttatctaatttaatttagtttagtttagttttgttttatttgatttcaataagaaaacatggcacattattttattttattttactttactttactttactttaatttaatttaatttaatttaatttaatttaatttaatttaatttaatttaatttaatttaatttaatttaatttaatttaatttaatttaatttaatgagtAAGAAAGACTGTCATTCTATTCTCTGACACACCCTCCGGAGCAGTAGGTGGCGGTAATGCGCCAACAAACTGGACGCCAACCGCCATaaaaccagaagaagaagaagaaacgcgTCACATGACCGGAAATCCCATCCACATCCCACGATCTGTCCTCCGTGCAGAACGGTACCGACAGatctacagacagacagagctaCAGACAGGCCTACCGACAGACCTACCGACAGACTGCGCAGAATGCGGCGTCTGTGCTCCGTCCAGCAGAAGATCCCGTGTGTCTTCATGACGCAGGTGAAGGAGGGACAGTCCAGGAAACGGGACAGCCAGGTGAGAGCAGCGGACTcagcctttattttattttattttattttattgcatttaattttatctaatttaatttaatttaatttaatttaatttaaatttaatttaatttaatttaatttaatttagtttagtttagtttaatttatttaatttaatttaataagaaaatttatttaatttaatttaatttaatttaattaatttaatttaatttaatttaatttaattaattaatttaatttaatttagtttaatttaatctaatttaatttagtttagtttagttttgttttatttgatttcaataagaaaacatggcacattatttaatttaattaaattaaatttaattgcatttaatttaatttaattttatttaattttatctaatttaatttagtttagtttagtttaatttgatttcaataagaaaacatggcacattatttaattttatttaattttttatttaattttatctaatttaatttaatttagtttagtttagttttgttttatttgatttcaataagaaaacatggcagattatttaatttaatttaatttaatttaattgcatttaattTTATCTAAGTTaatttagtttggtttagtttagtttggttttatttgatttcaataagaaaacatggcacattatttaatttaatttaatttaatttaatttatttcaatttaattttatctaatttaatttagtttggtttagtttagttttagttttatttgatttcaataagaaaacatggcacattatttaatttaatttaattaatttagtttagtttagttttgttttatttgatttcaataAGAAAACGTggcacattattttattttactttcctttactttactttatttaatttaatttaatttaattgcatttaattatatctaatttaatttagtttagttttgttttatttgatttcaataagaaaacatggcacattatttcattttatttcattttatttaatttaagcCTGGTGACGCATGCACACATTCTTATGTGGTGCTAAATTATCTGACCCGTATGACTGTAATGTTAAGTTGAATGGATAAAGGGATAACACTTTTAAGAtagtttttcagtttcttttgaaTTCATAGtgaaacatctctctctctctctctctctctctctcttcagcaaTTTCAGGTTGTTGCCACAGAAAACGTGAACCCTGTGGCTCTGGAGGCAAACATTGATTGTGCACTCGCCACGGAGAAACTAGACGGCACTTGCTGTTATGTTACGGTTTATAAAGGTGAGTTTATTAATCTCTCAGAATGATAGGCATCATTAACGCTCTCTTGGGCAAGGCACTGCAGGGGTTTGTATTTGCAATATGCTGTATGTTTTCTCatttaacaatacaaaaaagaTATTCTTTTAAATCTTTCTGTTTCATATATTCATCAAGTTACGTGCCTTACGAGCATTGATACAAATATCCTCTTTCTATAAAAAGGAGGTAACAATGAAGGTGACtaaattgatcatttttttctttttctttcagtggTCATGACTCAAGCTGAATGATGTTTTATCTTCTTCCTGCAGATCAACCTCATCTCTGGGCTCGACTCGACAGGAAACCCAACAAACAAGCAGAGAAGAGGTTCAAAAAGTATCGGCACTCTAACCAGAGCTGTAAAGGTATTCAAGCTTCAGTTACCAAAGTCCATGTTTAgtttgtgttaatgtttaattagGATCCCCGTGAAACAAAGCAttccagcagctgctgctctccCTGGGGTCCACAAAATACAGGTCACACAGTGACAATGCAACTATAAGAAAGTACATCATCATAACATTACTGAAGAAACAGGACAAGActaaagcacaaacacagacaagaaAACTCTTGACGATTCAATAATCagaatattcaaaatatgtaattcTGATTGTGGGTAAATCATGTTTTAAGCTCTCGGTGTGAACACTACATGTCGGACTGTTGCTATATACTACATGTCGGACtgttgctatatatatatatatatatatatatatatatatatatatatatatatatatatatatatatatatatatatatatatatatatatatatatatatatatatatatttctacagGAATGTTGGActagtttatttcttttttccaggTTTCACGTGGAACGTAGGGGAGGATTTTAAGACGGTGCCGGAGACGTGGATCCCGGCTCACAGAGTGAAACATCACAATGGACATCCAGTGCCCGATGAAAATGGACACATTCCAGGTCCTGAAGTTAAACCATTACACATCAATTAAAGTAAAGATAACTTTTGAAATTATGAATCACTTTTACTGCAAATGTTTCACTGAAGGCCACATTAGTTTACCCTCGTGAGATTTTACCTAAAGTGATTATTACAAAGTATTAGTACTTTGAATTCCCAAACATTAACACCATTAAAGAGAACAAACGgctatgtttcattttcataaaatcaATGAGTTTGGGTTTCATTCCAACACAATTGCTTGTCGCTTTAATTGAAGGCTTTCGTTTTAAAGGATTCTGTTATTCTGCAgaattgttgcttttttttttttctttttcaaaagaagCATGTTCCaaaagtttttgtgtgttttatgcatttgtaataaaaacatttttaaataatatccaaatactgacatttttaaaactcaaaaacTACCAAAACGAAAAACACAGAATAGTCAAATATTTGGGTCCTGgtggaaatgttattttttttctgtcattgtggATGCTGCTGCCTGCTGATGTAGTGATTTGGTCCTTTTGTACTGTTCAGGCTGGGTTCCAGTGGAGAAGGACAACAAGCAGTACTGCTGGCACGCCTCTGTGGTGGATTCTGAAGCCCGGGCGGCTCTTGTTCTCAGGCCCTGCGCTGAAGATGAAGACATGCTAGAAGTTGCATCAGTCCAGTTGGCCGACCTCCTGGAACAAACGCTGGAGCTCATTGGGACCAACGTCAACGGAAACCCTTATGGTAATGCATTTATATTACTTTTGCAAGCACTTACACATCACTCCACACAGAATACATCTGCTCGCCCAAGCAAAATTGTAGCCTGCaaggagaaaaacatgtttcGAGCTCAAGGAGgaatatcataaaaatgtcataaaaaaagtcatactatggcATGCCATGaaattttccccaaaaaagtcatagtattcaTGTAAAAGCCATCAAAAAGGTCACACTCTAGTATGCcataacatttcacaaaaaacatcatagtatagcatgtctcaAAAATTGTCAGCAATATAGTCATACtgtagcatgtcataaaaaatgtcaagaaatatcataaaaaatgtagcTAAAAGTCTAAGTATAGTAGGTCATGTAAAAGCCATCTTaaaagtcacactatagtatgacatggaaaaatgtcatcaaaaagtcatactatggcaaaaatatcataatatagtatgctATAAATTTCACAAAAAATTTCAAATAATGTTCTGAAAATGTCTAAGTatagaatgtttaaaaaaaattagtATGTAATCAAAATGGCAtcaaaaagtcacactataggatgtcttaaaaaaagaatgtccttaaaaaacatcatagcATAGTATTCAATAAACTAGCCATCAAAAAAGACATGTCACCAAAATAAATAACGTAGTATcataaaaatatcctcaaaaatatcacAGTACATTATGTCTAAAACAAGTCATACTACAGCTTGTCAtgaaattgttaaaaaagaatacaatagTGTGCCAAAAATACGGCATCAGAAAATatcatatatagtatatagaaTGTTGCAAACAATTTtatcaaaaaaaggtcatactatggCATGTCATGAAATTGTCAAAAAAGTTCCTAGTATAGTAGGTAGGTCATATAAAAGCcatcaaaaaagtcacaatatagtAGGTCATAAAAGTATCATAAAGTATGCCGTGAAATattcgaaaaaatgtcatagtatgacatgaaaaatgtcatcaaaaagtcacactattgtatgtcatgaaaatgtcacaaaaatatcatagtatagtatgtcgaaaaaaagttatcaataagtcatactatagcatatCCTGAAATCTTcactaaaaatgtaatataggGTGGTAAAACATGAAGAATGTTCAGTTCCCCTTTAACACCAAGTATCCCAGCAGTAACAGAAGTTGTCCCATCAGGTTTGGGGAGTAAGAAGCAGCCCGTCCACTGTCTGGTGTCACATGGGAGTGTCAGAATCAAATCCCCTCCACCAGTAGACTTCCAGCAGCTGTGCTCCTGGTTCCAGGAGAGTCCCGAGGGCCGAGTGGAGGGCATCGTGTGGCACTGCAACGACGGCACACTCAttaaggcaagaaaaaaaacctccacatACATCGACCCGATCATTTAACGagaatgtttttaatcatctgTTGTGTCTCCAGGTTCATCGTCATCACCTGGGACTGAGGTGGCCGGACGGGGAAACCTCCCTCGCTGACAGGACGGTGGTCATTCACGTTGATGAATACAAGGACAGCAAAGGCTTGTTCTCATTCTTCTCCTCGCTAAACGGACACTGTTTCAGTCGACTGCTGGACGTTAAGTTTACTATGTAAACGCAGTACGAGACTATGacactttgaccttttttctcCCCTGAAGCTTCTGCTGAGACCGTGTAAGTATTTGTCTCTTTAACGACAGCCAAATGTTTTACCGCCAATAATTCCAGATGACATTTGATTTGCAGAAATGTGTacagctttaatttaaaaaagaaaataataactgACCAAACGGACATGTTTAAGCAGCATGAATTGTTCAAAATGTTCCATCTCTTTCATTGCCAAGTGAAGCATAAACGACGAGAatgtaaacatttatatttatgtgctTTTTATTCAACAGTCTGCTTTATTGAcatctataaaaaataaagaaatataaagaaataaatatgcTAGTCATTTAAAGGCACAGTAACCCTGAGTTAACTGACGGACACGTTGGGCAGTTCAGGTTTTACTCCGAACTGATCACAGACCTtcttcagctgctcctccagcagaATGTTCTTCTTGACCTCTACattgtaattgtattttaaGTCTTCAATCTCTTCAAAAAACGTGGGGTCAAAGTTCTCCAGTTCCTTCTTCAGCTTTTTAACCTCCGTCTGAAGTTTTGTTTTCTCCGCTTCGGCTGCCAGCAGAATGCGTTTGAGCTTCACGTGGTCTGAGAATACAAAAGGAGAGAAAACGATAAGAATCATGTCTCTGCATTGTTGGATTACAAACAGATGGATTTGCAATCGTGTGTTTGGAGGTCACCTAGTTTGGAAGATGATTCCCCGTATCGCTCACTGTACTGGTTCAGCCTTTGTTTCAGTTCTGTGTTCTCCTTCTCCAGATCAGTGTTGACCGACCTTAAGACAAGACAAACAACATACAGTTTCTCAGGATGGAGATCTAAAAGTATTCACAGTCTAAAAGTGACTTTTCACTGACAtagtaaattatgatttttttttataactttttactACATACTAAAGCCTGACTTATTACAACATACtaatttatgacttttatttacttttcatgacataatatactttgacttttaacaacatactataaccttttttttacctttttactacatactatattatgacatactatagtatgactttttttagttttttgacataatatactatgacttaacaacatactatacaattacctttttttattttttacgacattctacactatgactttcttttttactttttgcagcATACTAAACTACgacttttttttagttttaacgacatactatactatgactttatacaacatactatagtatgactttatacaacatactatagtatgactttatacaacatactatagtatgactttttatacaactatgactttatacaacatactatacatgactttaTACAACATATgactttactatactatgactttatacaacatatatagtatgactttatacAACATACTACTatacaacatactatagtatgactttttaatgccataacatactatgactttgcatgtcatactatactttttataatactatactatgacatacatactatgactttgacattatactatactttaacatttttatgacatactttactctgaatttcaaaagaaaatttAAACACATCTATATTATCACTACTACACATCGACAGAACACTTAACGAACCTCATTGTCTGGAACTCCTTGGTGAGTCCTCCTCCCGTCTTTGCAGTGACAGGAAAACTCTTCAACATGTCAACCTAAGAAAGGAGAAACCCATTTTTTTACAGCACTTTTCTAAACATTTGTTTCCCAGTTTGTTGAGAGTTGAGATAgcaaaccaacaaaaacaagtCTGTACTTGAATGTGCTCATAAAAGTAAATGCACCTCCCTGTTAAATGTAATAGTGATCTAGCCTTTACCTGGTCTTCAAGTTGTCGGATGCTTATCTGAGCTCTCTCCTCGCACTCTTTCATCTTCTTCAGCTGTTGTTTGAGTTCAGACAGACTGGAGGTCTTCTCGGAGagctccttctccagctccttcatCTTGTTCTCAAACATTCTGTGGATGGAAGTGAAGCAACCAGCGGCTCAGACTCTGGAGACTGAATCCTTCATTAATGAGTCCCCCGAATAGTTCTTAATTGCTACAATTTGACCAACTGTCAAACCTTTTCAATTTGTTCTGAACAACCAGTAAAATAATGGAGTGGATTAAAAAGTTGGACAAAGTTTGCTGACCTTGTAATCACAGATGCCTTCCAGGTCTTACTGTTCAGTCCTTCGGTGATGGGTTTGGATAGAGCTGCCTGCAGTCTTTGCTTGGTTTCTTCCAGCTCTGCCTCAAGCTTCTCGTTCGTCACTTCCAGACTCACCTTGGTCTCTCTCAGCCTTTGTGCAGCTTCCATTTCCTGTAACATTATGAAACCAGCATATCCAGGTTGgatcaaaaaaaacatgtattcagagggatttattataaataagaaatccttaaaataataaactctgtcataaaaaacaagcattgGAATTAAATGAAATCTCTTTATTACTTATTACTGGAGTTGATCGCTCATTTCAACTTGCCCATATAAAGTATCTACCGGACAAACATcttctgaaaaaaagatttcttgctgccattaaaattaaaaatagacTATGAAGACACTGTACACTTTGCATAATTGTACTATGTCTTGCACAAACAAGTTTAAAcaagtatttgtgtgtatatatttttaacttaaTGAGTCTGAACAAAGACAAATTTCCATCGCTTTGTGACCGACAGAGTTTTTTAAGATACCGAATCAAACGTGTATGTATTATCAGtacagactttaaaatattactcaccacctacaaagccctCAACAACCTGGCCCTTccctacctttcagacctcctccccctccacgcccCAACCCGTTGCCTCAGGTCCGCCGGCGCAGacactctgaagaccatcaggaccaagcgccggacctggggtgacagggccttctcagttgctgcaccctccctctggaacgccctccccatccacatccgtcaggctcccaccctatcatcattcaaacaagccctcaaaacccacctcttcaaactcgccttcacctgctaacccctgctccctttccctcgctaccctccactacatgactcattccgcacagcttctccagttttctttttttttttttttttttttaaatgttctgtttgtttgttttgtttgctcctttgtgttcttttttttgttttgtttgtcttcgccccatgtaaagcgtctttgggtatctagaaaagcgctatataaaattaaagtattattattattatctcattCTAGTAACTAAATACTAAGATACTaacttttaaatagaaaatattaagTATTACAATGTTTTCCTTCAGAGACTGCTTTAgaatatttacaatttactGTGGAACTAACGGAACATGAGGAGTCACCCTTTTGATCTCCTTGCGTAGACGTTCGTTCTCCATTACTATTTTCTCCAGTCCTTTGGTTTTAGATTCAAGTTTGGAATTCAGCTCAGCTTCACTTCGACTCTTCAGTTTCTCACAGTCActctagaaaaaaatatatatatatttgacgTCAGCTGTGGTTACAGAATACATAATTTAAGAAACTTGTCCGAGAGAATTTATATTAAACGTAAGACACGATGTGGTCAACAACctttagtttttcattttcctgCTCCAAGGCAGTGACCTTCTCTTGATGTGCAGGTGCGCTGGATTTCTTTAGCGTCTCATTTTCCCTCTGCACCCTCTCCACCACCTTCTTCATCAACCCGATGGTCTTCTCGAGTTCAGGTACGGTTTTACCGCTGTGACCGGCCTGATAAGGGAAACAATACAAATCACTTTTATGATCTACAGTTGAGACAGGAGGTTGGTGAATAAAATGTTGAAGAGTGAACTAGGTGGATTTGCTGCTATCCAATTCTGTGTctttgcttatttgttttttctggaaTTTTTTCATCTACCATATAGACAGgtatagtttttatttcttgtcaTTTCTGGGAGAATACTAATTTGCATAGAAAGAACAGGTGACTTAAGGTTAACGTACTCCACGTATATGTGTCAGCTTCTTCTCCACctctgctttttcctttttcagcgCGTTGCACATCTCCTTAAGGTCTGCAACCTGAttctggggaaaaaagagaaaatatatttagaaactTATAAACACACTTTTACCAAAAACTCTTGCTCTTACCTAAATAAATACTGTGATGTACCTTTAAAGTTAATATCTGTGGTTCTTCAAATTTGTGTTAAGTAGTTTTCAAAGTTTGTTAAGTAATGTTAAGTTTATATGACTCATTAACTTCACTTTTAAAgctaaatgtaattatttttgtgcGGCATTTGTAAATTGTTctatatttcttaaaaaaaagataagaagaaACTGAATTTCATTATGACAAATGACGTCAGCTCTCattgaaatgtctttaaagaaATACAGGTTGATATTTTTGGagatttacctttttttactttctttctgaGAGTTGGATGAGAGGATTTATACCACTCTTATGtctaaatatgaagctttaaCCTGCTGCTCAACGCTAAGACAAAGAAAGTGgcaaacagctagcctggctatgTCTGCAGGTAAAAAGATCTGCATAGCAACCCTAATAAACATTtcatatctgtttttttgttttttttaaggtgcaCCAAAACCGAAGAGTAAGTTGTGGTGACACAGGGGGGACTGGAAAATATGG
This is a stretch of genomic DNA from Anoplopoma fimbria isolate UVic2021 breed Golden Eagle Sablefish chromosome 19, Afim_UVic_2022, whole genome shotgun sequence. It encodes these proteins:
- the rlig1 gene encoding uncharacterized protein C12orf29 homolog isoform X1; this encodes MRRLCSVQQKIPCVFMTQVKEGQSRKRDSQQFQVVATENVNPVALEANIDCALATEKLDGTCCYVTVYKDQPHLWARLDRKPNKQAEKRFKKYRHSNQSCKGFTWNVGEDFKTVPETWIPAHRVKHHNGHPVPDENGHIPGWVPVEKDNKQYCWHASVVDSEARAALVLRPCAEDEDMLEVASVQLADLLEQTLELIGTNVNGNPYGLGSKKQPVHCLVSHGSVRIKSPPPVDFQQLCSWFQESPEGRVEGIVWHCNDGTLIKVHRHHLGLRWPDGETSLADRTVVIHVDEYKDSKGLFSFFSSLNGHCFSRLLDVKFTM
- the rlig1 gene encoding uncharacterized protein C12orf29 homolog isoform X2, whose translation is MMFYLLPADQPHLWARLDRKPNKQAEKRFKKYRHSNQSCKGFTWNVGEDFKTVPETWIPAHRVKHHNGHPVPDENGHIPGWVPVEKDNKQYCWHASVVDSEARAALVLRPCAEDEDMLEVASVQLADLLEQTLELIGTNVNGNPYGLGSKKQPVHCLVSHGSVRIKSPPPVDFQQLCSWFQESPEGRVEGIVWHCNDGTLIKVHRHHLGLRWPDGETSLADRTVVIHVDEYKDSKGLFSFFSSLNGHCFSRLLDVKFTM